One Scomber scombrus chromosome 1, fScoSco1.1, whole genome shotgun sequence DNA segment encodes these proteins:
- the tox3 gene encoding TOX high mobility group box family member 3 → MDVRFYPTAGGNSIPGDPPNLDFAHCLGYYNFNKFQNNNNYMNMAEANGALLAAGDTFHTPSLGDEEFEIPPITPPPETESGLGLSEVDSPYLPMPEPQAQHRGHLIPQFPPQSLDLPSITISRNMMDQEGMSVNNSQPVNVGPGHLRQYPPNPAMVMKSIISMNSPNGMLSRNQLTTINQSQLNAQLSLNMAGPNITHTSPSPPASKSATPSPSSSINEDDQDDGNRVIGEKRPAPIDATKKPKTPKKKKKKDPNEPQKPVSAYALFFRDTQAAIKGQNPNATFGEVSKIVASMWDGLGEEQKQVYKSKTEAAKKEYLKALAAYRASLVSKAAAESAEAQTIRSVQQTLASTSLSPGLVLPSPLNQHPSMPSAAQALQQAIPRAIAPKPLQMRLGGSQIVTSVTVSHPNMSSGMPPQLLGQMGAGGAMVAGAQSTAVSQMSPPMQPVQQHAMQHLQQQQQQQQQMQQHLQHHQMQQQQMHHQQIQQQMQHQHFQHHLQQQLQQHHMQQQQQQQQQQQQHQQQQQQQQMQMQHMQLQHQLHQQQIQHLQQQQQQQQQQHQSQCSPPQHSPGTPHSVGGSASLGSPQPAPQQQPHPSQIQAHAQVLSQVSIY, encoded by the exons TTccagaacaacaacaactacatgAACATGGCGGAGGCCAATGGTGCCCTGCTTGCTGCTGGTGAT acatttcataCGCCCAGTTTGGGAGATGAGGAATTTGAGATTCCTCCCATCACACCTCCACCTGAGACGGAATCTGGCCTGGGCCTATCGGAAGTGGATTCCCCTTACCTACCAATGCCAGAGCCTCAAGCCCAGCACAGGGGTCACTTAATCCCTCAGTTCCCCCCGCAGAGCCTGGATCTGCCATCTATTACCATCTCACGCAACATGATGGACCAGGAAGGGATGTCTGTCAACAATAGCCAACCTGTG AATGTTGGACCGGGCCATCTTCGCCAGTACCCACCCAACCCAGCCATGGTGATGAAGTCCATCATCAGCATGAACAGCCCCAATGGGATGCTATCACGGAATCAGTTGACCACCATCAACCAATCCCAACTCAATGCACAGTTGAGCCTGAATATGGCAGGACCCAACATCACCCACACTTCCCCATCACCACCTGCTAGCAAGTCAGCCACTCCGTCTCCCTCCAGCTCCATCAATGAAGACGACCAGGATGATGGCAACAGG GTCATTGGAGAGAAGCGACCAGCCCCCATCGATGCCACAAAGAAGCCCAAGACTcctaaaaagaagaagaagaaggatccCAATGAGCCTCAGAAGCCGGTATCGGCTTATGCGCTATTCTTCAGAGACACACAGGCTGCTATCAAGGGTCAGAACCCCAACGCTACCTTTGGAGAAGTCTCCAAGATTGTGGCATCCATGTGGGACGGTCTGGGAGAGGAGCAAAAGCAG GtttacaaaagcaaaacagaagCTGCAAAGAAAGAATATTTAAAGGCCCTTGCTGCATACCGTGCTAGCCTGGTTTCCAAG GCTGCAGCAGAATCAGCTGAGGCCCAGACTATCCGCTCAGTACAGCAGACCCTGGCCTCCACCAGCCTGTCCCCAGGCCTGGTTCTGCCTTCACCCCTCAACCAACACCCTTCCATGCCATCAGCTGCCCAGGCTCTTCAACAAGCCATACCACGGGCCATTGCCCCAAAACCCCTGCAGATGAGACTAGGAGGCAGTCAGATTGTGACCTCGGTCACAGTTTCTCACCCAAACATGTCCTCCGGGATGCCTCCGCAGCTGCTTGGCCAGATGGGTGCTGGAGGGGCCATGGTCGCAGGTGCCCAGTCCACAGCTGTGTCTCAGATGAGCCCACCCATGCAGCCAGTGCAGCAGCATGCGATGCAgcacctccagcagcagcagcaacagcagcaacaaatgCAACAGCACCTCCAGCACCAtcagatgcagcagcagcagatgcatCACCAGCAGATCCAGCAGCAGATGCAGCATCAGCATTTCCAACACCATCTCCagcaacagctgcagcagcaccacatgcagcagcagcagcaacagcagcagcagcagcagcagcatcagcaacaacagcagcagcagcagatgcagaTGCAGCATATGCAGTTGCAGCATCAGCTGCATCAGCAGCAAATCCAACATctccagcagcaacagcaacagcagcagcagcagcaccaatCCCAGTGTTCCCCACCCCAGCATTCTCCTGGTACACCCCATTCAGTGGGAGGCTCTGCATCGCTCGGCAGCCCCCAACCGGCTCCACAGCAGCAACCACACCCCTCCCAAATCCAGGCCCATGCCCAGGTCCTGTCCCAGGTCAGCATTTACTGA